One part of the Nomascus leucogenys isolate Asia unplaced genomic scaffold, Asia_NLE_v1 Super-Scaffold_3019, whole genome shotgun sequence genome encodes these proteins:
- the RGS14 gene encoding regulator of G-protein signaling 14 isoform X2 produces MPGKPKHLGVPNGRMVLAVSDGELSSTTGPQGQGEGRGSSLSIHSLPSGTSSPFPTEEQPVASWALSFERLLQDPLGLAYFTEFLKKEFSAENVTFWKACERFQQIPASDTQQLAQEARNIYQEFLSSQALSPVNIDRQAWLGEEVLAEPRPDMFRAQQLQIFNLMKFDSYARFVKSPLYRECLLAEAEGRPLREPGSSRLGSPDATRKKPKLKPGKSLPLGVEELGQLPPVEGPGGRSLRKSFRRELGGTANAALRRESQGSLNSSASLDLGFLAFVSSKSESHRKSLGSTEGESESRPGKYCCVYLPDGTASLALARPGLTIRDMLAGICEKRGLSLPDIKVYLVGNEQKALVLDQDCTVLADQEVRLENRITFELELTALERVVRISAKPTKRLQEALQPILEKHGLSPLQVSLHRPGEKEPLDLGKLVSSVAAQKLVLDTLPGVKISKARDKSPCRSQGCPPRTQDKATHPPPASPSSLVKVPSSATGKRQTCDIEGLVELLNRVQSSGAHDQRGLLRKEDLVLPEFLQLPTQQPSSQDTPQQTESAAQPIGGSLNSTTDSAL; encoded by the exons GTTCTGGCTGTGTCAGATGGAG AGTTGAGCAGCACGACGGGGCCCCAGGGCCAGGGTGAGGGCCGCGGCAGCTCCCTCAGCAtccacagcctccccagtggtACCAGCAGCCCCTTCCCAACCGAGGAGCAGCCTGTGGCCAGCTGGGCCCTGTCCTTCGAGCGGCTGCTGCAGGACCCGCTgggcctggcttacttcact gAGTTCCTGAAAAAGGAGTTCAGCGCGGAAAACGTGACTTTCTGGAAGGCCTGCGAGCGCTTCCAACAGATCCCGGCCAGCGATACCCAgcag CTAGCTCAGGAGGCCCGCAACATCTACCAGGAGTTCCTGTCCAGCCAGGCGCTGAGCCCAGTGAACATCGACCGTCAGGCCTGGCTTGGCGAGGAGGTGCTGGCCGAGCCTCGGCCGGACATGTTTCGGGCACAGCAGCTTCAG ATCTTCAACTTGATGAAGTTCGACAGCTATGCGCGCTTCGTCAAGTCCCCGCTGTACCGCGAGTGCCTGCTAGCCGAAGCCGAGGGGCGCCCTCTGCGGGAACCTGGATCCTCGCGCCTCGGCAGCCCTGACGCCACGAGGAAG AAGCCGAAGCTGAAGCCCGGGAAGTCGCTGCCGCTGGGTGTGGAGGAGTTGGGGCAGCTGCCACCTGTTGAGGGTCCTGGGGGCCGCTCTCTTCGCAAGTCCTTCCGCAGGG AGCTGGGCGGGACTGCAAACGCCGCCTTGCGCCGAGAGTCTCAGGGCTCCCTCAACTCCTCCGCCAGCCTGGACCTTGGCTTCCTAGCCTTCGTCAGCAGCAAATCTGAG AGCCACCGGAAGAGCCTTGGGAGCACCGAGGGTGAAAGTGAAAGCCGGCCAGGGAAGTACTGCTGTGTGTACCTGCCTGACGGCACAGCCTCCTTGGCCCTGGCCAGACCGGGCCTCACCATCCGAGACATGCTGGCAGGGATCTGTGAGAAACGAGGCCTCTCTCTACCCGACATCAAGGTCTACCTGGTGGGCAATGAACAG AAGGCCCTGGTCCTGGATCAGGACTGCACTGTGCTGGCGGATCAGGAAGTGCGGCTGGAAAACAGGATCACCTTCGA GCTCGAGCTGACGGCGCTGGAGCGCGTGGTACGAATCTCAGCCAAGCCCACCAAGCGGCTGCAGGAGGCGCTGCAGCCCATTCTGGAGAAGCACGGCTTGAGCCCGCTACAGGTGTCGCTGCACCGG CCAGGCGAGAAGGAGCCTCTGGATCTGGGGAAGCTAGTGAGCTCGGTGGCGGCCCAGAAACTGGTTTTGGACACTCTTCCAG GTGTAAAGATCTCCAAAGCCCGTGACAAATCTCCCTGCCGCAGCCAG GGCTGCCCACCTAGAACTCAGGACAAGGCCACCCATCCCCCTCCAGCGTCCCCCAGTTCTCTGGTGAAGGTGCCCAGTAGTGCCACTGGAAAGCGGCAGACCTGTGACATCGAAG GCCTGGTGGAGCTGCTGAACCGGGTGCAGAGCAGCGGGGCCCACGACCAGCGGGGCCTTCTGAGGAAAGAGGACCTGGTACTTCCAGAATTTCTGCAGCTGCCTACCCAACAGCCCAGCTCCCAGGACACCCCCCAACAGACTGAATCAGCAGCCCAGCCCATCGGGGGATCCTTGAACTCCACCACCGACTCAGCCCTCTGA
- the RGS14 gene encoding regulator of G-protein signaling 14 isoform X1, which yields MPGKPKHLGVPNGRMVLAVSDGELSSTTGPQGQGEGRGSSLSIHSLPSGTSSPFPTEEQPVASWALSFERLLQDPLGLAYFTEFLKKEFSAENVTFWKACERFQQIPASDTQQLAQEARNIYQEFLSSQALSPVNIDRQAWLGEEVLAEPRPDMFRAQQLQIFNLMKFDSYARFVKSPLYRECLLAEAEGRPLREPGSSRLGSPDATRKKPKLKPGKSLPLGVEELGQLPPVEGPGGRSLRKSFRRELGGTANAALRRESQGSLNSSASLDLGFLAFVSSKSESHRKSLGSTEGESESRPGKYCCVYLPDGTASLALARPGLTIRDMLAGICEKRGLSLPDIKVYLVGNEQKALVLDQDCTVLADQEVRLENRITFELELTALERVVRISAKPTKRLQEALQPILEKHGLSPLQVSLHRPGEKEPLDLGKLVSSVAAQKLVLDTLPGVKISKARDKSPCRSQVSERRVASSTLRFSPPDFGSDPTFSQGCPPRTQDKATHPPPASPSSLVKVPSSATGKRQTCDIEGLVELLNRVQSSGAHDQRGLLRKEDLVLPEFLQLPTQQPSSQDTPQQTESAAQPIGGSLNSTTDSAL from the exons GTTCTGGCTGTGTCAGATGGAG AGTTGAGCAGCACGACGGGGCCCCAGGGCCAGGGTGAGGGCCGCGGCAGCTCCCTCAGCAtccacagcctccccagtggtACCAGCAGCCCCTTCCCAACCGAGGAGCAGCCTGTGGCCAGCTGGGCCCTGTCCTTCGAGCGGCTGCTGCAGGACCCGCTgggcctggcttacttcact gAGTTCCTGAAAAAGGAGTTCAGCGCGGAAAACGTGACTTTCTGGAAGGCCTGCGAGCGCTTCCAACAGATCCCGGCCAGCGATACCCAgcag CTAGCTCAGGAGGCCCGCAACATCTACCAGGAGTTCCTGTCCAGCCAGGCGCTGAGCCCAGTGAACATCGACCGTCAGGCCTGGCTTGGCGAGGAGGTGCTGGCCGAGCCTCGGCCGGACATGTTTCGGGCACAGCAGCTTCAG ATCTTCAACTTGATGAAGTTCGACAGCTATGCGCGCTTCGTCAAGTCCCCGCTGTACCGCGAGTGCCTGCTAGCCGAAGCCGAGGGGCGCCCTCTGCGGGAACCTGGATCCTCGCGCCTCGGCAGCCCTGACGCCACGAGGAAG AAGCCGAAGCTGAAGCCCGGGAAGTCGCTGCCGCTGGGTGTGGAGGAGTTGGGGCAGCTGCCACCTGTTGAGGGTCCTGGGGGCCGCTCTCTTCGCAAGTCCTTCCGCAGGG AGCTGGGCGGGACTGCAAACGCCGCCTTGCGCCGAGAGTCTCAGGGCTCCCTCAACTCCTCCGCCAGCCTGGACCTTGGCTTCCTAGCCTTCGTCAGCAGCAAATCTGAG AGCCACCGGAAGAGCCTTGGGAGCACCGAGGGTGAAAGTGAAAGCCGGCCAGGGAAGTACTGCTGTGTGTACCTGCCTGACGGCACAGCCTCCTTGGCCCTGGCCAGACCGGGCCTCACCATCCGAGACATGCTGGCAGGGATCTGTGAGAAACGAGGCCTCTCTCTACCCGACATCAAGGTCTACCTGGTGGGCAATGAACAG AAGGCCCTGGTCCTGGATCAGGACTGCACTGTGCTGGCGGATCAGGAAGTGCGGCTGGAAAACAGGATCACCTTCGA GCTCGAGCTGACGGCGCTGGAGCGCGTGGTACGAATCTCAGCCAAGCCCACCAAGCGGCTGCAGGAGGCGCTGCAGCCCATTCTGGAGAAGCACGGCTTGAGCCCGCTACAGGTGTCGCTGCACCGG CCAGGCGAGAAGGAGCCTCTGGATCTGGGGAAGCTAGTGAGCTCGGTGGCGGCCCAGAAACTGGTTTTGGACACTCTTCCAG GTGTAAAGATCTCCAAAGCCCGTGACAAATCTCCCTGCCGCAGCCAGGTGAGCGAAAGGCGAGTGGCCTCTTCCACCCTCCGCTTCTCCCCTCCCGATTttggctctgaccccacattctCGCAGGGCTGCCCACCTAGAACTCAGGACAAGGCCACCCATCCCCCTCCAGCGTCCCCCAGTTCTCTGGTGAAGGTGCCCAGTAGTGCCACTGGAAAGCGGCAGACCTGTGACATCGAAG GCCTGGTGGAGCTGCTGAACCGGGTGCAGAGCAGCGGGGCCCACGACCAGCGGGGCCTTCTGAGGAAAGAGGACCTGGTACTTCCAGAATTTCTGCAGCTGCCTACCCAACAGCCCAGCTCCCAGGACACCCCCCAACAGACTGAATCAGCAGCCCAGCCCATCGGGGGATCCTTGAACTCCACCACCGACTCAGCCCTCTGA